One region of Carya illinoinensis cultivar Pawnee chromosome 8, C.illinoinensisPawnee_v1, whole genome shotgun sequence genomic DNA includes:
- the LOC122317857 gene encoding homeobox-leucine zipper protein HAT22-like, protein MGFDDHNIVCNTGLVLGLGLTSATHEETPSPSKPAVPPKKPCLNFTTTNFEPSLTLGLSGEGYGHQVPKKIDVNRGCDETVDLYRQTSPHSAVSSFSSGRVKRERDLSSEEIEVERVSSRVSDEDEDGPNARKKLRLTKEQSALLEESFKQHSTLNPKQKQALARQLNLRPRQVEVWFQNRRARTKLKQTEVDCEFLKKCCETLTDENRRLQKELHELKALKLAQPLYMHMPAATLTMCPSCERIGSGVVGENASKISTFSMAPKSHFYNPFTNPSAAC, encoded by the exons ATGGGTTTTGATGATCATAATATTGTTTGTAACACAGGCCTCGTTCTAGGGCTAGGTCTCACATCAGCAACACATGAAGAGACTCCATCTCCATCAAAGCCGGCAGTGCCGCCAAAGAAACCATGCCTAAATTTCACGACCACGAATTTTGAGCCGTCCTTGACGTTGGGTCTTTCCGGTGAGGGTTACGGCCACCAAGTCCCCAAAAAGATTGATGTGAACAGAGGTTGTGACGAAACGGTTGACTTGTATCGACAAACTTCGCCGCACAGTGCTGTTTCGTCCTTCTCTAGTGGCAGGGTCAAGAGGGAGAGAGACCTTAGCAGCGAAGAAATTGAGGTAGAGAGAGTCTCTTCAAGAGTcagtgatgaagatgaagatggtcCTAATGCAAGAAAGAAGCTTAGGCTCACCAAGGAACAGTCTGCTCTTTTGGAAGAAAGCTTCAAACAGCATAGCACTCTCAACCct AAGCAAAAACAAGCTTTAGCAAGGCAGTTAAATCTACGGCCACGACAGGTTGAAGTTTGGTTCCAGAACAGGAGGGCCAG GACAAAGCTAAAGCAAACCGAGGTGGACTGTGAGTTTCTGAAGAAGTGCTGCGAAACACTGACAGATGAAAACAGGAGGCTACAGAAAGAGCTACACGAGCTGAAGGCACTGAAACTAGCCCAACCTTTGTACATGCACATGCCGGCGGCCACCCTGACCATGTGCCCATCATGCGAAAGGATTGGATCAGGTGTCGTCGGCGAAAACGCTTCCAAGATCAGCACCTTTTCGATGGCTCCTAAGTCTCACTTCTACAATCCCTTCACCAATCCTTCTGCAGCTTGTTGA
- the LOC122274623 gene encoding uncharacterized protein LOC122274623, whose product MTAIGSGFKGPSLYELRGNLLKMAVNEVQDYLQQIKKVWNETGCTLMADEIGAENDASYKTAGKKLQQKYGSFYWFPCAAHCSATHYIDLMLENFSNPIYFPLIDDTIRKAKKITKFIYNHGWVLALMRQDFTKGHDLCQPAMTSHSKSNIGKEIAVIVLEDKEFWAHCQFIVKVGEPLVRVLRLIDGNETPAMRYLYDAMEKAKENIKARYNNKVSGFNLFAKIIDSRWDKQLHNSLHAAGCVLNSEIYYSPSFKNKNNVARGFNGCVMKMELDLDDQDKIIRERLV is encoded by the exons ATGACTGCCATCGGGTCAGGATTCAAGGGCCCTTCTTTATATGAGTTGAGAGGAAATTTGTTAAAGATGGCTGTGAATGAGGTTCAagattatttgcaacaaattaAGAAGGTTTGGAATGAGACCGGTTGTACACTAATGGCAGATG AAATTGGAGCTGAGAATGATGCAAGTTATAAAACTGCAGGAAAAAAGTTACAGCAGAAGTATGGCTCTTTCTACTGGTTCCCTTGTGCAGCTCATTGCAGTGCAACTCATTACATAGACTTGATGTTGGAGAATTTTTCTAATCCAATATATTTTCCCCTTATTGATGATACTATAAGAAAggcaaaaaaaataacaaaattcatCTATAACCATGGTTGGGTTTTGGCATTGATGAGACAAGATTTCACCAAAGGTCATGATTTGTGTCAGCCTGCAATGACAAG TCATTCTAAGAGTAACATAGGGAAGGAGATAGCTGTGATTGTTTTAGAAGATAAAGAGTTTTGGGCTCATtgtcaatttattgttaaagttgGTGAGCCTTTGGTTCGTGTTTTACGACTTATTGACGGGAATGAGACGCCTGCAATGAGATACTTGTATGATGCAATGGAAAAAGCCAAAGAGAACATAAAAGCAAGATACAATAACAAAGTTAGTGGATTCAATCTATTCGCCAAGATCATTGATTCTAGATGGGATAAGCAGCTTCATAATTCATTACATGCGGCGGGTTGTGTTCTTAACTCTGAAATTTACTATAGCCCcagctttaaaaataaaaataatgttgcaAGAGGCTTCAATGGTTGTGTTATGAAGATGGAACTTGATCTCGATGATCAAGACAAGATCATTAGAGAACGACTTGTATAG